In Takifugu flavidus isolate HTHZ2018 chromosome 1, ASM371156v2, whole genome shotgun sequence, the DNA window CGGATGCGGAACATATTATAGGTTTGCAAGAATGTATTGTTGTGGTTGGCCCATAGAGGGCGCTATACAACAATTTGTAGGTTATTTTAGATAATTATAGAGTTAATACAGTATTTCAATCCACTTTTAAATCCTGGTTAATCTATTCAGGTGCCAACCCTAACTTGCCGTGtgatttcatttatattttaatcACAGTATACAGTGACTTTATAATATAGGATCATCACGATTTAGGAAAACGAATATTCCATGAACGCATTTGACATTAAGACACAAAAATTAGTGGAGTAAATTTAAATGCATCTAAAAAGCTTTAGAGAGCTCTCTTTGAAGCCCACATATTGACTTTCACACAATATGACACGATTCGTGTGTTTTAGTAAGAATGCAATAAGAATTTAAACATCTTTGTTATATCAGATGTCTTTGCTATTTATTGAAATAACACATGACAACACATGACAATAATTTCTACGCAGCTTCGTGTGTTAGTCTTGCTATTCAAAATGGTTTTTctaatatttttatttaatattaatCCCTGTCACGAGTCACTTCAATAATGATTTAAGAGTTTTTCTTAATCTAACTCCCCCTTGTGGTTTTATGCTGTAACAATCGCACTAATAAAGTTCCACTGAATtgcagcatttaaaaatgttattattAGTATAAATATTAATCTTTTATTATGtctaaagagaaaaacaatgaaaagaatGTTAAATCAAGATGgtggatgtttttttaaaaaatattaatcTCTGAGACCAATTGTGGTTCCCtgaggcatgtgtgtgtgacgcgTGGTGGCAATTTCTGATGTTATGCTCTGATGAAGACTGTGAGAACTTTTATTCCACTCTGGACAGACTTCTAAGCAAAGTCCTCTGGTGAGCTACTGCGTGAGGACTAGCAGACATGGACAGGTACGTCAAACATCTAAAACAATAATTATGTTTATTGCGCTTCTTCTTTTCATGAACTTCCAAACTAAAGACTTTTACTTGCAGAGGAAAAATTATCTGGATTTCGATGCTCCTGCTCCAGGTTGACCAGGGTGTGGCCACGACCGTGGGTTCCTTGATAGATTTGGGTAGGGTGAccgttttggttttgttttaaaataacattatgTCTCtcaataaatcttttttttgtctttccaaATAGAAAATATTGCTGGGAAACTAGTTTTCTATCAGATGGAGGGGAATATCACATATGTGAGGAACACTGGAGAACTGGCTTCAGATGTCCTCACTGAGACCACATTTGAGCTTAATGACCCGCAAAAGACTTTCACCGACACCAAGTTCACCTACATCTGGGATTTAGGGAACGGGTATGTAAAACTCTGTATAGACTCAGCAGGAACAATAGAGACTCGTGCATGCATGATTTGATTTCCGATGCAGAGAAGTGATCCATGGGACAGAGCCAGTTGTCCGCTTCCATTACTCTGCATCAGGAAATTACACCCTGAGCCTGAAAGTAGGAGTCATTGTGAATGAATCAGCACCTTTCCTCAAAGACGTCTACTCCAGGGATGTGAAAGTGCTGGGTCTGTAATCAAATCCACTTTCCTCACTGGAATGTGTCAGTATTTGTTGCTCAGTACAGTTTTGCCTAATCAGGAAATactaaattttaaaaaacctatttttcagacgCCATCAAAAACATTGaactgaagggtccctccgatTATGAGATGTCCCAGGATTCCAGCCTGGCTGTTCACGTTGATGGCAGGTCAGTTAGTTAGAGTATTTTCTCAATGTAAAGTTTAACTGACGAACGCAGGTAACACATGTTCATGATTCCAGTCCTCCCATGTGGGTGTGCTGGCATTTTCTGCCCAAATGTGTGGCTGACCCCAAAGGGAGCTGCACGCTAACCATGCTGTATGAGAACACCCTGAGGCTGAACCACACCTTCACCTCTGCTGGTGTCCACTGCTTAGACATCAGCATCCAGAACGACATCAGCAAACTGCAGACTTCTTTCAGCCTCAGCGTCAAACGAAACAGTGAGTGGATGCAGGAGGGGGTGTTAGTGGGGGCTTTGCTGGTATGATTCAAGAAAGAAAGTAACAAGTATCagcagttgccatggtgaaatAATGCTTGAGTATCTAATGATACGCGTGGATCTTTTTGTATATTCTGACCTGTATTGGGCTTTGTAGAGTTTAAAACCTGGTCAAAGTGCTCAACATAAAGAGCATTTTCAGATTAGAGCTATGGTTATTGTTTTTGCTAATTcacttaaatatttatatttaggGCTGGCTAGTTtcacaaatgaaaataattagatgttggTATCCAAACTATCGCACTATATTAATTctatcaaaataaaactaaatgagTTGGTTCGTTTGATAATTTTCTCAAGAATCTTCTTAGTGCCTGAGTGATTAAGTCGAGTTTGATAAAATTACCGGTAAATTTCTGATTTTGCTGGGAGGCATAAAACAGAatcaaaaggctgttttggtATCTAATGCAGCAAAGAGGTCAGAGGATAGAGGAGCGACCATCACTAACGTGGCCTTTAACGCACAGTTAGTTTCAGACACTAGGAGCGAAAATGGGAAATCCACACATAATATGTGTGTTCAGCACATGACTCTGTTCAATTGATTTGCCTTTTTGATCCAAAGTTTTCTCAGAAGAGTTCATGTACGTGTCTGAAACAGTGACCTTTGATGTCATTGAGACCCTTTTCTCAACATGCAGGTGGTAATCTCAGAGAGAGTTCAAGCATTCCTTTTAGCCCAGATGTGCCTCCTTAATCTGGGGGTTTCTGACATATTTAATTGAAAATATATCaaatcatgaaaataaaagctgcttaaaatcccttccttccttctaaactataaatggaaaatgatttgattttctCCGGAACGTTTTAACCACAGACAACCACATCGTCTTCATCCTGTCATGTGCTGCCGTTCTTGTGGCCACGTTCTCCTTCATCACAGTCGTCGCTTGCCGCCCTCGTCATCAGCAGAGGCCATCGGTAATGTGTGGCAACATTCAACACAGTCGTAACCTGCTTTTCTTTTGGTTATTTGACTATTATTACAAGATTTTGAATCTTCCGAAAATGAATCAGTGAGTTAAAGTTCAAATGTGACCACCAGGAGGCTGTCTGTGCTCAGAAATCAGAGATGCATGAACGCCAACGTTCATGTATCGCTGATTTCTGCTGTCACTTGACTAAATTCATATGTTGGTGCAGCAAAAACTGGGGACTCTAAGTCTGGCGGTTAATGTCTGTGTGGCAACATATTTGCAGATTGCTGCTTCTGGTAACGCTCTTTTCCTGAAGACCAATGAAAGTGAGGAGCAAAGCTTGATTCATCTGAACTTCTCCAACATAGAGAAGGACGAGAAGAAGCCACTCCTGCAGTAAGGAAACCGGCACTGAAGAGCCATGTTCCACTACACTCAAGCCAATTCTAATCTTGATTATCGCAGGGCTGCAAGAGCAGAATGTCCAATGTGCTCAGCTTAGCTTGAAGGGCCTTTAAATATCTAATATCAATATCTCCAAGATTATGATGTAGAAATTGTGTTAGTGAATGTCTTAATATTATGCTAGTGGCTCAGATGCCTTCTGTGTTTGTAAGCATGTGTTTGATGACAGCCAGAAGTGAGGCATTTAAAATGATACCATGATAAATTGATGACAGTAGAAGTATGAAATGTCATGTTTAATCAATGAGCTATGCTATAAATATCTTGTTAAATCCCTCCTAAGAGTGGTGCACATCACATTGCTTTATATAATGAAACATGTTTCAGCAATCTTATGCTGAGCTTTACATTTCCCAAGTGTACATTTTAAGCCTCAAATATAAAATGCAAATTTGCCTGGcttatctgtgtttttgttcacgGAGATAAAGATACTGCCATGGGCTTCCTTTCACGGATGCCATCATGCTGTTTTCCCAGGTTTTTATGGTAACCTAGAAAGGACAAATTCAAAtccaaacagttttttttcatcatttatttcagCTATAATGAGTCACACTGAATACTTTTACATTTAATTCTTATTTTCACATAAAGCAAATCAACATTGCAAATAATTTTGAATGCAATTTTTGAAAAATCCATTAGCAACGGCTGCCAAGGTGGGTAGATCTGTGGAGAAATCCCACGTTGATGCATTCATTCTAGTGTGCACGCAGTATTACTGAGAAGAGATCCAGTTGAATAAGGAAGCTATTTAATTCTTGCACTCACATCTCTACACTAGAGTTCACCAAATCTCATAATCTCATTCCACATGTAATTTCTCAACAATTAAAATACCTCATTTATTATACTGGAGAGGTCAGTTGATGTCAAAGTTGTCGGCCTGAATATTGCATTAGTGAAGACCTGCCGATTGTTTAGGTGTCCCAATGTTAATTATGATGATCTGGATTAGCAGGACATTGTATTGGGGACCAAAAATGTAAAGCATGATGAAATCCAGACTGCTAAGGAATGTGTGATTTCTTTTCCAGACTAAATATCCGACCGCTCTTACGGGAGAACAAAAATGTTCTTTCAGAAATAATTCAACACCagaaaatgtgtatttatttttgtaagGTATTCATCCCTATATTGATTTGTGTTAGTTGTGTTTGGGGAAGCTAGCGTTGTTTGAAATCTTCTCTGATTCCATCGCCTGTTGTGACCTTTTGGCCTCTGTCCCCTGCTAAGATCTGCTAATGCTACGCAGGACACCTGTTgttgctctgctctgtccaaTCTTCTTAGTTCATCGCTGGTGTTTCTTCTGCTTGCTTTGGCAAACTTTGACAAATATGGTTCAACAGAAACAAGAGTTTCAGTCAGTCACAGCTCTGGCAGGaattaaaaacacttgaaatCATCTTGCAGCTGTGATTGTCTTTATTATTCTCGTTTATTGGCAGtattttatacattaaaaaaaataatggcaCTTAAATATCACTGAGAAGGCCACCAGACAAGGTTGACAAATACTCATATTTGTGATGATTACAGATATTAGATACtataaaaaacagtttttctgcAGACATCAAACAACGGACTGTTACAGTATAACAATACAACCAGTTCACAAAcgacaacaacaaaagcagTCTACCCAAACAACACTGCTAATGATGGATTACaattttttttagtattttgacACCAGCCTTCAAAATAGAATTCAAGAAGGATTGAAATCTCCACCTTAGAACGACATCTGAGCAGATACAGCAGTAAAATTGCTGGATGGGTGGAACTGGATAGAAACAAGGCAGACGGATGAGCTTTAAGCATTGGGCAGTCGGTCCTGACACATCTCCAAGGGCCGCTTAAATGCCCCCCTCCCAAACACCTCTACAATGCTGGCCTGCCAGGAGATGACATTCCCGGGCAAGTAAGAACTGCAGTTAGCCATGGACTGGATCTCAGCGGGCTTCAGAACTCTGTCCCAAATGTTCACCTGACTCAGCTCGCCCACAAAGGCCTGTCCAGCATCAAAGTGACCGCCTACCACATCCTGTAAGGACCAAAAACAGgttgtaaacaacaacaataaacctGTTTATGGACAAATTCTCCTTAAGCAAAATCTCTTATGTCATTGTCACTTTCAGAACTGGGAAGTTTAAAATCACTAAGTTTTTGATGTTAAGTAAATGGTTTCTTGTGTGGTGACTGCACCGCTGTACCTGTTCCTGACCCAGGATAATGACTCCCCCTGCTTTGATGGGGTGCCAGGCTGCCAGGTTCTCCCCGTTTCCCCTCTTTGAACCGTCCTGGAAAGCTTCCCATTGGCCGTCCCGTGTGGTCCATGTGATGCAAATATGGTGCCACTTCCCATCACGCACTTCCAAAGGCAACTGGGCCACCTTGTAGCCAAAACCAGAACATATTAATGACTGCCGCTGGGTTTGTCAGATGAAACACAGCAACTTCATCAGctttggaaattaaaaaaaaaaaaaaatcaaatttctTGCCCTATCATTGATGAGCAGCTCGATTGGGTTATTGCCCCATTCGATCAGCACGATCTCATTCGCTTGGCCTGGTGCACCATAGGAAAAGGGCGTTCCAATTCCAGGACTGGCACTGGACTTGATCCACATGGAGATTGTAAAAGCATACATCTCAGGGAGGCTCTTGGTGACACGTCCATACAGGTAGTTGGTCCTCTGAGGAAGGGACAGCTTGAACTGCTCTGGAGACATAAAATCTCCACCTCCTGTAAGAGAAAacagtgagacagacagacagacagacagacagacagacagacagacagacagacagacagacatagatagatagatagatagatagatagatagatagatagatagatagatagatagatagatagatagattagagTTGCCCGACCTTTCTCCAGTTCACTGATCCTGTCCACCAGGGCGTTCAGCGTGCTCTCGGTCTTCAGCCTGTACGCTGCAGTGGCATTGGACAGCatgcttttctcctcctctagGTTGCTGACTTTCTTCAggagctgcttctccagctccccgAGGCGACGCTGCAGCAGGTCTCGGAGCTCGGTGGGGAATGAGGCGCCAGATATGTTGGCCCTCATCTGCTGTTGCTAGGGAAAGACGGCACACCATTTTATTCTATTTGATTACGCTTACGATTAAGAAGACGAGTTACACGCACTGCGTAATGAGTAGTTTAAGGCCAATTAAACGATTAATCCCTCTCCTGCATATGTCTTTGATCTCCACGATCTGCGTCTTCGACTTATCTCAAAGTGTCCTGCCCTGTTGCTGACCAAGTCGACATGGCGTCCTAATCCTAAATCTGTACCGGTTGTCCTTTCATGGGTAGTTTTGGCACTATACATATCAAGGATTAGTATGGACTTACTTCCAAGTTTTCCAGTCGGTCCTTGAGCGCCTGCATGGTTTTTCCAAGACTTTCTACCGAGTCATTTGGATCTCTAGGCACATCTCCCattgtgttttgtctttctttgcCCCAAGAACTCCCCTTGCTGTACTTCTTATCGTCCGCGGCGGCAGCGCAGAGGGACAGCTTCTTGGTCAGCTCGTTGATTGTGCCTTGTTGCTTGGACATATTTTCCTTCTGCTGTAAAATCGTTTCCCTTAGCTGCATGACGGTGTTCCTGAGCTCGTCTTCCTGACTCCCGGAGCTGAGCTCGGGCAGGAGCGTCACAGGACAACTGGCATCTCCGCTGAGGGGCACTGCCCGGCATATGTAACGCTTTCCGTCGTCTGCCTGGGCGTCCGTGAAGCGTCCGCAGCCAAGCGcgcaaaaacacaacaatccaTACAAACCTGGGAGCATAACGGCGTCGTTCATCAAGGAAAACATACACTCTATTTGCCTAACACCTCTTTAAAAAATGAAGTTTGGTTTGctaaaaaaaagtgagaatgatgtacaaaaacaaccaaatttatcaaaaaaaacccataccggaacaacaaaaacaccaccaccaacaacaacacctAGTTTTTCACTTAGGGATGACTCACTTCTGATAAGCTCGGCTAATGTAGCTTGTTAACAGGACTATTCCTGGCCCCGGCAGAGCGCACAGCGCGGTGCTGATCAGACAGCTCCTCTCAGGAAAGAAGATTACCAAAAAAAGGTGTCTGGAAATTACCCCATTGGCTGTGTAAGCTGGCGTCACAGGTCAGCTGGGTCAGGCATTAttgaacattccaatttttttttttgagaaatcGATTTGTTTTCATCAACAAAGGTTGCCACTACCATCAGGTCGGTCTGTCCTCTTCAATCCAACGTCATTGCAGTTATTGCTCTGTGAATATTCTGACACTTACAGCTCCAATAATCAGCATACGCAGCCCGAATAACAAAAGAGGGGCGATTTCTAGATATGTCATTTGCAGAGAAGTTCATTTCAcaagtttattttgttgtattgTGTGTTGCATGTTCTGTGCGTTTGCTGTAGGATCTTTTTTTTGTGCTGAGTGGTTGATGTGTTACTGAAAGTGTTATGTTCTTTctcaattatttttaaaatatttatattatttcaATATTTCTATTTCAGATACTTTGAATTATTTGCGGCCCGATTTTTAAAGAAGGAATAAAGCCAAAATGCCACAGAGACTGTTCATTAACGGAAGCACTGGAGAAACAGGATCTGCTGGTAAACAATTAGTCAGCTGCCTGTCTGCAAAAGGTCAATGGACCCTGGTGTGCACACTGGAAGGTAGACCACTGGGCTTTGAGTGTGACATCCAGCCCTGCTTGAGTCAGTCAGTTCTGGTTTCAGTCACATGTCAATTTCTGGTTTATTATGGGGAGATGGGAACGTTTGTTCCAAAACTGTTGTGCCAGCAATGATAACATCAGAATTTGTGTATcacagccacacacaaacacacacacacacacacaacacacacacacacacacacaacacacacaacacacacacacacacacacacacaccttaaaggACCAATCAAAaatcttgttttgtttgaaatctGATCTGTAAATAAGTTCTGAAAGACATTTGTTACCCTGATCAGAGTTATATCAACCATGTATATTCAGGTCAAGTGAAGCCCTTAATGACAGTTTGGAGATGTTAAAACTTAACCTTacaaagatttattttgagTGCACTTTACAAATAAGTAAATTACTCTAATAATCCCTTCATTAGCTGAGGGCTTTGAGTTTCACAATCTATCCAATTGTCTAAATCATTTGTCTCCTCAACCAAACGAGTCCAGGGTCAAAGTACTTTTCtttacaaataataataataattcatgAAACCACATAATTGTTTGAAAATGTAGCAACATGGAAATTGTTATACATCCAAATAAATGCTAAAGATTACtgttatatttttttttttgggggggggggcatgaaggCAGAAGGAGATTTGAAGATGAActtgaaaaagaagaaacaaaggaCGTGTTGGATGTGGACCCTGGCAGAAGTAAACGAGCATTGACTCCTTCAATTTACTGTACACAGAGAAGCTTTGTTAGCTTGGCAAAGCCCAGCAAAGCCAATTTCCTTTGTTGGTGACAGGCTCCCCCCACTCTCCTCTGTGAAACAAAATATTTTACAGTGACATCACACTTCCTTTCTGGTTTCTGGGAAACAAGGAACAAGTACACACAGTAAACAGCATTTCACTAAAAAACAGCCTCTAGGGATGGATAAATAATTTTGAATTacatcatgttttttttgtcttgttaaTTAAGATTTACAGTAACAAGGGTACAAACTGACCTGCAAATACTGTCTTACATTGCAGACTGCATATGTGCAATATGTTTGATGTAttgataaaaatatatttaatgtgTATAAATGGGTTTCAGGGTTGTGGATGAGTCAGCCTGGGTCTGAAAAAAAgtgtattttcatttctttcaagAGAAATGATGCAGAGTCCATCTGGCTTCATCAGCACTTCAACAGTCACAATAGTGCTCATAGAAAACACATCACTAATGGATAGATGAGTAGGTTTTGAAAAGACAGAGACCCAGAGTGTCATCCACACCTTCAGACAAAGCCCCTGCCAGAAAACCCTCCACTAATGAAATGAACAGGGCAGTGCAATAAGGCCTGAGCCAAACATCCGTTAGCAGATTATTATTACTTAGT includes these proteins:
- the nptx2b gene encoding neuronal pentraxin-2b isoform X1; this encodes MFSLMNDAVMLPGLYGLLCFCALGCGRFTDAQADDGKRYICRAVPLSGDASCPVTLLPELSSGSQEDELRNTVMQLRETILQQKENMSKQQGTINELTKKLSLCAAAADDKKYSKGSSWGKERQNTMGDVPRDPNDSVESLGKTMQALKDRLENLEQQQMRANISGASFPTELRDLLQRRLGELEKQLLKKVSNLEEEKSMLSNATAAYRLKTESTLNALVDRISELEKGGGDFMSPEQFKLSLPQRTNYLYGRVTKSLPEMYAFTISMWIKSSASPGIGTPFSYGAPGQANEIVLIEWGNNPIELLINDRVAQLPLEVRDGKWHHICITWTTRDGQWEAFQDGSKRGNGENLAAWHPIKAGGVIILGQEQDVVGGHFDAGQAFVGELSQVNIWDRVLKPAEIQSMANCSSYLPGNVISWQASIVEVFGRGAFKRPLEMCQDRLPNA
- the nptx2b gene encoding neuronal pentraxin-2b isoform X2, with the protein product MFSLMNDAVMLPGLYGLLCFCALGCGRFTDAQADDGKRYICRAVPLSGDASCPVTLLPELSSGSQEDELRNTVMQLRETILQQKENMSKQQGTINELTKKLSLCAAAADDKKYSKGSSWGKERQNTMGDVPRDPNDSVESLGKTMQALKDRLENLEQMRANISGASFPTELRDLLQRRLGELEKQLLKKVSNLEEEKSMLSNATAAYRLKTESTLNALVDRISELEKGGGDFMSPEQFKLSLPQRTNYLYGRVTKSLPEMYAFTISMWIKSSASPGIGTPFSYGAPGQANEIVLIEWGNNPIELLINDRVAQLPLEVRDGKWHHICITWTTRDGQWEAFQDGSKRGNGENLAAWHPIKAGGVIILGQEQDVVGGHFDAGQAFVGELSQVNIWDRVLKPAEIQSMANCSSYLPGNVISWQASIVEVFGRGAFKRPLEMCQDRLPNA
- the tmem130 gene encoding transmembrane protein 130, with the translated sequence MDRGKIIWISMLLLQVDQGVATTVGSLIDLENIAGKLVFYQMEGNITYVRNTGELASDVLTETTFELNDPQKTFTDTKFTYIWDLGNGEVIHGTEPVVRFHYSASGNYTLSLKVGVIVNESAPFLKDVYSRDVKVLDAIKNIELKGPSDYEMSQDSSLAVHVDGSPPMWVCWHFLPKCVADPKGSCTLTMLYENTLRLNHTFTSAGVHCLDISIQNDISKLQTSFSLSVKRNNNHIVFILSCAAVLVATFSFITVVACRPRHQQRPSIAASGNALFLKTNESEEQSLIHLNFSNIEKDEKKPLLQ
- the nptx2b gene encoding neuronal pentraxin-2b isoform X3, which encodes MQLRETILQQKENMSKQQGTINELTKKLSLCAAAADDKKYSKGSSWGKERQNTMGDVPRDPNDSVESLGKTMQALKDRLENLEQQQMRANISGASFPTELRDLLQRRLGELEKQLLKKVSNLEEEKSMLSNATAAYRLKTESTLNALVDRISELEKGGGDFMSPEQFKLSLPQRTNYLYGRVTKSLPEMYAFTISMWIKSSASPGIGTPFSYGAPGQANEIVLIEWGNNPIELLINDRVAQLPLEVRDGKWHHICITWTTRDGQWEAFQDGSKRGNGENLAAWHPIKAGGVIILGQEQDVVGGHFDAGQAFVGELSQVNIWDRVLKPAEIQSMANCSSYLPGNVISWQASIVEVFGRGAFKRPLEMCQDRLPNA